A genomic segment from Bradyrhizobium sp. ISRA430 encodes:
- a CDS encoding TRAP transporter permease, which produces MSTDAVAVIGFVSLFLLMLLRVPVGMAMGLVGVSGFSYLVGGTPALKLVGQTSMRTVTDYTFGVIPMFLLMGSFVSNSGMSRELFRAANGFVGHLRGGLGIATVGACGGFAAICGSSVATAATFSAVAYPEMRRFGYPQSFATGVIAAGGTLGAMLPPSTVLAVYGIITEHDIGKLFIAGIIPGLLAMTMYMITIGLIGYFRPDFLPKGKVLPWRERFAGLKDIWAPVLLFVFVIGGLYGLPFLPRFTPTEAGGVGATGAFIIGVLTGRLDREKILASLLQATRTAAAVFTVLIGALIFGYFLTVTQTPQKVTEFLTGLGLGSYGVLALIMVMYLVLGCLMDAMAMIILTVPIIFPVVTHLGFDPIWFGVIIVMTVELGLIHPPVGMNVFVIKSVVKDVSFSTIFKGVIPFVATDLVRLVILIAFPLLATWLPTRMMAH; this is translated from the coding sequence ATGAGCACCGATGCCGTCGCCGTAATCGGCTTCGTTTCCTTATTTCTCCTGATGCTGCTGCGCGTGCCCGTCGGCATGGCCATGGGCCTCGTCGGCGTGTCCGGCTTCTCCTATCTCGTCGGCGGCACCCCGGCGCTGAAGCTGGTCGGCCAGACCTCGATGCGCACGGTGACCGACTACACCTTCGGCGTGATCCCGATGTTCCTGCTGATGGGCTCCTTCGTCAGCAATTCCGGCATGAGCCGCGAGCTGTTCCGCGCCGCCAACGGGTTTGTCGGGCATTTGCGCGGCGGCCTCGGCATTGCGACGGTGGGCGCTTGCGGCGGCTTTGCGGCGATCTGCGGCTCGTCGGTCGCAACCGCCGCGACCTTCTCGGCCGTCGCCTATCCGGAGATGCGCCGCTTCGGCTATCCGCAATCCTTCGCCACCGGCGTGATCGCCGCCGGCGGCACGCTCGGCGCGATGCTGCCGCCCTCCACCGTGCTCGCGGTCTACGGCATCATCACCGAGCACGACATCGGAAAGCTGTTCATCGCCGGCATCATCCCGGGCCTGCTCGCGATGACCATGTACATGATCACGATCGGCCTGATCGGATACTTCCGGCCCGACTTCCTGCCCAAGGGCAAGGTGCTGCCGTGGCGCGAACGCTTTGCCGGCCTGAAGGACATCTGGGCGCCGGTGCTGCTGTTCGTCTTCGTCATCGGCGGTCTCTACGGTCTGCCTTTCCTGCCACGCTTCACCCCGACCGAAGCCGGCGGCGTCGGCGCCACCGGGGCCTTCATCATCGGCGTACTGACCGGACGGCTCGATCGCGAAAAGATCCTGGCCTCGCTGCTTCAGGCCACGCGCACCGCGGCCGCGGTGTTCACCGTGCTGATCGGCGCACTGATTTTCGGCTATTTCCTCACGGTGACGCAAACGCCGCAAAAGGTCACGGAGTTCCTGACCGGCCTCGGCCTCGGCTCCTACGGCGTGCTGGCGCTGATCATGGTGATGTATCTCGTGCTCGGCTGCCTGATGGACGCCATGGCGATGATCATCCTCACTGTGCCGATCATCTTCCCCGTGGTCACGCATCTCGGCTTCGATCCGATCTGGTTCGGTGTCATCATCGTCATGACCGTCGAGCTCGGCCTGATCCACCCGCCGGTCGGCATGAACGTCTTCGTCATCAAAAGCGTGGTGAAGGATGTTTCGTTCTCCACCATCTTCAAGGGCGTCATTCCCTTCGTCGCGACCGACCTCGTACGGCTGGTGATCCTGATCGCCTTCCCGCTGCTCGCGACCTGGCTGCCGACGCGCATGATGGCGCATTGA